GCCCCTATTTACACAATTCTAACCCATAAAATTATAAACTTATGAACCCAACATATTTAAAACAAATAATGCAATTAGCGTGGCAGTTTTTCAAACAAACAGGTTTAAACTTTAGTGAGTGCCTAAAAAAGGCGTGGGCAAATTACAAACTAAAAAAGAGAATGCAACAGGGTATTGTTCGTTTCTACTTTCAAAAGGTAGACGGTACTATTAGAGAGGCGTGGGGTACCTTGAAAGCCGATTTACTGCCTGAAACCAAAGGTTCAGAACGAAAAGAAAACCCAACCACACAAGTCTACTTTGATACAGAGGTCAATGAGTTTAGGTGTTTTAAAAAGTTTAATTTAATGTATTGATAATTTAAAAGCGTGTTTTAAAATCAAAAACTTAATTTTTTTCGAGTTTATACACGCTTTACTGTTTGAAATATAATAGATTAAGGTTACTTTTGTAAAGTAATGATTGAGGCAAAAACCATACAGAAGTACAAATCAAAGACAAGGGGTAAGTT
This Riemerella anatipestifer DNA region includes the following protein-coding sequences:
- a CDS encoding SH3 beta-barrel fold-containing protein, with amino-acid sequence MNPTYLKQIMQLAWQFFKQTGLNFSECLKKAWANYKLKKRMQQGIVRFYFQKVDGTIREAWGTLKADLLPETKGSERKENPTTQVYFDTEVNEFRCFKKFNLMY